Proteins encoded within one genomic window of Heptranchias perlo isolate sHepPer1 chromosome 35, sHepPer1.hap1, whole genome shotgun sequence:
- the LOC137302234 gene encoding probable G-protein coupled receptor 139 yields MLDSVKSEFRLHKDYAVVGPTNAVMGRCICDSPVSDFTVSLSLFLSVNLLAIVILSRGKCGLSKCITRYLVAMATADLLVIVCNVILYRIAHLYWRDTFLLYTPVCRFILFLAPTATDSSVWLTVAFTFDRFVAISCQKLKTKYCTEKTSLVIIVTLSALFGLKNIPRPFVYIHYPTVNNIPRGCLVSSQFYILPTWIAFSWIEQLLTPLLPFCLILLFNALTVRRILVASRARRSLRDLSNGENDKDPEMKNRRRSIVLLFAISGSFILLWMTTVVYFLYYRISGVFNRRSLFNPFATFEQAGILLQLLSSCTNTAIYTVTQSKFREELLNVIKYPFTLMDALQPLRCPPVAESPKRTGRHRVPHLQGHPGAEYSAKERPTVGATAPTGPV; encoded by the exons ATGCTGGACAGTGTGAAGTCGGAATTTCGTCTCCATAAGGACTATGCAGTGGTCGGTccaaccaatgctgtcatgggcagatgcatctgcgacag CCCGGTTAGTGatttcactgtttctctctctctctttctctcagtgaacttgctggcgattgtgatcctgtcccgtggaaagtgcggtctctccaaatgtatcactcgctacctggtggccatggcgacggcggatctcctggtgattgtctgtaatgtgatcttatatcggattgctcatctttattggcgggacactttcctgctctacactcctgtttgcagattcattctcttcctggctcctactgccacagacagttctgtttggttaacggtcgcttttacctttgatcgttttgtagccattagttgtcagaagctgaaaacaaaatattgcaccgagaaaacttcaCTTGTGATTATCGTGACTTTGAGCGCGCTGTTCGGTTTAAAGAATATTCCCCGGCCCTTCGTGTATATTCATTACCCTACTGTTAACAATATACCACGGGGTTGCCTTGTATCATCACAGTTTTATATTCTACCCACATGGATCGCATTTTCTTGGATTGAACAGCTGTTAACCCCGTTGCTtccattctgtttgattttattgtttaatgctctcaccgtcagacgcattttagtggccagtcgggcccgaaggagcctccgggacctcagcaatggtgagaatgacaaggaccctgagatgaagaaccgcagaaggtccatcgttttactttttgccatatccggcagttttatcctgctctggatgacaacggtcgtatattttttatattatcGAATTTCAGGTGTCTTTAACCGCCGATCTTTGTTTAACCCTTTTGCAACCTTCGAACAAGCGGGAATTCTGCTTCAGCTTCTGAGTTCCTGCACGAACACGGCCATTTACACAGTGACCCAgagtaagttcagagaggagctgctcaATGTGATTAAATATCCGTTTACTCTAATG gatgcactccagcccctgcggtgccccccggtcgcggaaagccccaagcgaaccggcagacaccgcgtgccccatctccagggccacccaggcgcGGAGTATTCTGCAAAAGAGAGGCCGACAgttggagcgaccgcccccacgggccccgtctaa